GCAGAATCGCAGCGGCGCCGGGCACGCCGCTGTGCTTACGCAGCGCGGCGGGCGTCACACCGCCGCCGCGCGCAGCGTCGAGGCCGGCCGCCGCCCCGGCGGCTTCGGCCTCCAGGGCCTGCAGCGCGAGTGCCACGCGCAGCGCCTTCTCGCGGTAGGCAGTCACGAGCTTGACGCGCGTGCTGCCGCCGGTGTTGTAGTCCCCGCTGCGCTCACGGAACTCATAGAGCAGGCGCTCGCGGCGGCGCAGCGCGCTGCGGGCCTGCGGCGGCGCGTCGCCCGGCTCCGCGAGCACCTCAACGAGCGGGGCCTTCGTCTTGTAGAAGACGACGGTGATCAGCCCCAGGCCGAGCCGGCGGCACAGCCCGGTGAGCTCGCCCCAGCGCTGGTTCACCGCGCCTTTCTTTGCCCGGACGCGCTCTACCGCGAGGTAGACGTTCGGGCTGAGCCGCAAGCGTTCCACCCCCTGCAGCAGCAGGGCGAGGTTGAACGATTTTTTCATCTCCACGATGAGCGGCGGGTCCTCGTCCTCCCGGATGCCCACCAGGTCGCACGTCCGCACCTCGCCCTTGATCTCATAGCCCTGCCGCTCAAAAAAAGCCTTAAGCGGAGCATACAGCTCCGTCTCCTGTCTGATTGCCATTTGAATGTCACTCCTGCGCCCGGATGGCAGCTTAATCCTAACCCGGTGATCATGATTCTCTATTATAGCACAGCAAAAAAGAGGTCAACTATTCCGGGCTCCGCGCATAGTTATGTAATACACTTTCTAAGCTTGGTGGAGTAAGCAGGAGCGCAAGAGGAGGCAGCGAGCCAATGGATATTTTTGAGCGTATAGCTTCGTATCGGGCTGAGAACGACCGTTTGGCGTGGAGCGGCACTTTCAAGGACTATATAGAACTGCTGAAACTGGACCCCGCTCCCGCAAAAACGGCTCATGCCCGCGTCTACGACATGATCAAGTCACACGGCGTCGAGGAAATCAACGGGCGGAAGAGGTATAAGTTTTTTGAACAGGAGATCTTTGGACTGGACCGTGCCGTGGAAAAGCTGGTGGAGGAGTACTTCCATTCGGCCGCCCGGCGGCTGGATGTGCGCAAACGGATTCTGCTATTGATGGGACCGGTCAGCGGGGGGAAGTCCACCCTGGTGACGCTGCTGAAGCGCGGGCTGGAGCAGTATTCACGCACTGAGGAAGGTGCGGTCTACGCGATTGAAGGCTGCCCGATGCATGAGGACCCGCTGCATCTGATTCCGCTGGAGCTGCGCCCGGAGATCGAACGCGAGCTGGGGGTGCGGATTGAAGGCAATCTCTGCCCGTCCTGCCAGATGCGGCTGAAGAATGAGTATGGCGGGGATATCGAAGCGGTGCCGGTGGTGCGGGTGCTGTTCTCGGAAGGCGAGCGGGTGGGCATCGGGACCTTCAGCCCCTCCGATCCGAAGTCACAGGATATTGCCGACCTGACGGGCAGCATCGACTTCTCCACGATTACTGAATACGGCTCAGAGTCCGATCCGCGGGCCTACCGCTTCGACGGCGAGCTGAACAAGGCGAACCGCGGGCTGATGGAGTTCCAGGAGATGCTGAAGTGTGACGAGAAGTTTCTGTGGAATCTGCTGTCGCTGACCCAGGAGGGCAATTTCAAGGCCGGCCGGTTTGCACTGATCAGTGCAGACGAATTGATTGTGGCCCATACGAACGAGACCGAATATAAAGCCTTCATCGCCAATAAAAAGAACGAAGCGCTCCAGTCCCGCATGATTGTCATGCCTGTACCCTACAATCTGCGCGTGTCGGAGGAGGAGAAAATCTACGCCAAGCTGATTGCCCAGAGCGATATGAAGCATGTGCATATTGCCCCCCATGCGCTGCGCGCGGCGGCGATCTTCTCGATCCTGACCCGGCTCAAGGAGAGCAAGAAGCAGGGCATGGACCTGATCAAGAAGCTGCGCATGTACGACGGCGAAGAGGTGGAGGGCTACAAGGAAGCCGATCTCAAGGAGATGCAGACCGAGTATCTGGATGAGGGCATGTCCGGCGTAGACCCGCGGTATGTCATCAACCGTATTTCCAGCGCCTTGATCAAGGGCGATCTGCAATGCATGAACGCGCTGGATGTGCTGCGGGCGATCAAGGACGGCCTGGACCAGCATCCTTCGATTACGAAGGAGGAGCGCGAGCGGTATCTTAACTTCATTTCCATCGCCCGCAAGGAATACGATATTCTCGCCAAGAGCGAGGTGCAGAAGGCGTTTGTGTACTCTTTTGAGGAATCCGCCAAAACGCTGTTCGAGAATTATCTCGACAATATCGAAGCCTTCTGCAACTGGTCCAAAATCCGTGATCCGCTCACGGACGAGGAGATGGAGCCGGATGAGCGGCTGATGCGCTCGATTGAAGAGCAGATCGGCATCTCCGAGAATGCCAAGAAGGCCTTCCGGGAAGAGATTCTGATCCGGATCTCCGCTTACTCCCGCAAGGGCAAGAAGTTCGAGTACAACAATCACGACCGGCTGCGGGAAGCGATTGAGAAGAAGCTGTTCGCAGACCTCAAGGATATCGTCAAAATCACCACCTCCTCCAAAACGCCGGATGAGAGCCAGCTCAAACGGATCAACGAGGTCAGCCGCCGCCTGATCGACGAGCATGATTACTGCCCGATCTGCGCCAATGAGCTGCTGAAATATGTCGGAAGCCTGCTGAACCGCTGACGGTGAGAATGCTGAGGATGCTTCACGGATAAAGGGGAATCGGGACTGCCTGCGGGCAGTCCTTAGGTCTGTTACGGGTTAAAGAACATATCCATGCGTATGCAAAAAAAAAGGATATCCCGCCCGTCATGGGCTTAAGGATATCCCCTGCTGCAGTCGTTCAGGCTCAGGCTTAGTCCTTGGAAGCTTTGTCCTCTTCGGCTTCGGCAGCTCCTTTGGCTTTCTTGGCCTCAGCCTCTTTGCCGCCAATCTTGATGCTTAATTGCCCGTTGTATTTGCCTACCTGTCCGCCTAGGCCGATCCCGGCACCTTGCCCGCCGCCGAGCTGGGCCTTGGCTCCTGCACCGAGGCCATGCTCGCCGCCAAGCTGCACATTTGCCTTAAGCCCGGCGCCTTCGCTGAGGCCCAGGTGTCCGCCGGCCTCAGCACTCAGCCCGTGTTCGCCTCCGGCTTGCGCTCCCAGCTGGGCCTTTGCGCCTTCGCCGCCGCCGACTTGGGCCTTGCCCTGTGCAGCTACGCCGTATTTGCCGAAGGCCTGGGCTCCGGCGTTCACACCGAGTCCCTGCCCGCCGCCCAGATGGGTATCGCCATGGGCTTCAATGCCATAGGACGGGCTGCCGATATGGCCGCCGGCCTGTACTCCTGCGCCGTCCAAGCCCAATTTCCCGCCGGCGCTTACGCCAATGCCGTGCTTGCCGCCGATCTCGCCTCCGGCCTCTGCCTGAATGCCCTGCCCGCCGCCTGCGTTAGCATTCATATGGCCCTTGACGAGCTCAATATCGGTGGCAGGGCTAACGTCCGGCTGGGGAGGCGGACTTGGCTCCGAGCGGGTCAGATGGTAGTAGTGGGAATAAGGAAAAGGGTCATACTCCGGGAAATGACGATAGGCGGAAGGAGAAGCTGGACGGTTCTGGTCTTCGTTCCCATTGGTCATGTGGATTACCTCCATTATTCATTTCATTATAATAGCCTATTCACGCCAGTGTGGAATGATAACCCCGGAATCAGGAGAATCCGGGTGGAATTCAGCAAGACAGGAGCGGTCCCGGACACGGCCCTCTGTTATAATCGAATGAGCTATGTTTTACAGAAAGGCCGGTGGAGCCCTTGAATTACAGCAGAGAGATCGGGCGGAGTATTGAATATATTGAGGAGCATTTGCGGGAGAACCTGACGGCAGAGCAGATTGCGGCGCATGCGGGGTATTCGCTGTACCATTTCTGCCGGATGTTCAGCCAGGTCCAGAGCATGCCGGTCATGGAATATGTGCGGAGCCGGAGGCTGTCGCTGGCCGCTGTAGATTTATTTCACGGGCGGAGAATTACGGATATCGCGCTGGAATACGGCTTCGAGACCCCCGGCGGCTTCGCCAAAGCCTTCCGCAAGACCTACGGCTACAGCCCCTCCCAGTACGCAGTCCGGATGAACGGCTATGTCCGGGACCGGCTGGAGTATGACATCCGGGAATACATTGCGGAGCCTGTTTTGGTGACGAGGCCTGCTTTTAACGTAGCGGGGTATGGAATTGAGACCGATGTGGAGGCCGGACATGCCACGCAGGATGTCGCTTCGTTCTGGTATCATTATGAAGGGGATAACCTGGAGGACCAAATGTATGCGAAGCTGAACCCGCCCAGACACGGGGAGGTCGGCTTATGTATACCGGCAGACGCGGGCGGCAATGCTGTGTATCTGCTGGGGGTAATCGTGGATGACTTCAACCTGGTCACTTCAGACATGCTTACGGCTGTAGTTCCGGCGGCGCAGTACGCAGTATTCACAACACCTCCGGTGGACGCTACCGATACGGCGAGACCGGAGACTTTTGCCGAGGTGGTCAAAAGTACCTGGAGATATATCTTCGAGGACTGGTTCCCGGGAAGCGGCTATGTGCATGATGAGGGCAAGCTGAACTTTGAATTCTACGACGAGCGCTGCCACGCCCGGGTGGATTCGGTGATGGAGATTTATGTTCCGGTGCGGGGGCGCGGGTTCCATGAAAGCGTCAAGTAGGTTATAGTAATAAGTGGAAAAATAGAGTGGAGGAGCTAACGGTGGCTAAACAACGCAAGATTTTACTAACTGTAACCGTATTGTACACATTGCTTGTGCTGTATTTTATGTTTTTCGCTTTCGGCAGAGGAGAGGCTTCGGATAACGTTTCGGGATATACCTTTATTTTCGTGCCCGATAATTTCCTTCATTTGCCGGCTCCAGCTGATCTTATGCCTCCCACTCTGATGGATTTGGTGGGTTTCGGGAACACGCTTGCGTTTATTCCGTTCGGTATATTGATTCCCTGGCTGTACCGGGTCGGCTTCGTCCGGTTCATCAGCTTATTCTTCATCGCGATTCTTGTGCTGGAAACGATCCAGGCTCTTACGTTCCTGGGCAGCTTCGATATCAACGACGCTCTTCAGAATACGATTGGTGCAGCCCTCGGTTTTGGGGCATACAAGCTTGGCTTCCGTTACCGGAGCCTCGGGCGCAATCTGGTCGCAACGGCTATATCGGGGGTGATTCTTTTTATAGCTTTATGGGGATTAGGGGCAGCGGTAGACAAAATAATCACTAAAGTAGAGGGTCCGTTTACGGCGATCACTGAATGGACGGACACCTCGGGCAATTCTTCCACCGGAGACAAACCGGGCAGTATTCAAATCAACGGACAGCAGATACCGCTCCGCAATACCTTATATGGCGCTGAAAACGGAGATTCCAGCACGTTCACGTACAAGTCTGTGGGGCAGACAATTTTCTCCTTCCATTACGGGAATCCCGAACCAACGGATTATTCCGGAGACGTCAGTGTTACCCTGGACGGCAGGGAGATTATGAGCAATTCCGGAGAACTTCAGCGTACTGATCCTGATCTGTTCCCGGGGTTATTCGAAATTCCGCTTGAGCCGGGGGATGAGCTGAAGATCACGGTTAGGGGCGAAATGAAAGTATGGGATGCCGGGTATAAGCGGATGCAGTATTTCTGGAACTGAGTGCTTGATCTTCCACTAAGAGAGGATGGGTGACGGTAATGAAAATGGCATTTGTAGTGTTCGACGGTATGACCATTATGGACCTTGTGGGCTTCTATGAAGCAGTGAGCTGGGTGGCGATCCAGAAGGCGATGGAGAATGTATCCTGGACCTTCTGCGCCAATAAGGCGGAGGTGACGGATGACCGGGGGCTGACCATGAAGGCTAATGAGGTGCTGCCTGATCTGGGGGCATTTGATCTGGTCTTCCTCCCGGGCGGTCTTGCCACGCGGACACTGCGCTTCGACGAGGACTTCATAAGCTGGATACGGACGGCAGAAGGCGCACGCTATAAGGTGTCGGTCTGCACGGGGGCGCTGCTCTTAGGGGCGGCAGGATTCCTGGAGGGTAAAAAAGCGACCACGAACTCGTCAGCCTACGACCTGCTTGCCCCATACTGCGGGGAGGTCATTAAGGCCCGGGCCGTCCGGGACGGTGATACCTTTACCGGAGGCGGAGTGACGTCTTCCATCGACCTCGGCCTGTACCTGATCGAGTGCTTAGTGGACACCGACACTGCGCGCCTGGTGCAGCGAAGACTGGAGTACCCTTACTACCAGGCAGGTAATCTGAGCGATATTTACTATCCGTATGAAGATAAATAGACAGTTGGTCTCCGGTAATTTAGAATCAAGAAAGGCAAGCCCCGCCGGGGGTTGCCTTTGCACGTATATCCAGCTCATGCACCTTTGCGGCGGCTCAATGTAATCGGTTTTTCCATTACATTTGGCCATAAGCCTGCGTCGTGGCTCAATGTGATCGGTTTTTCGACTATATTTGGTCATATCCATGCGCCGCTGCTTAATGTAATCGGTTTTTCGATTACATTTGGTCATAAGCCTGCGTCGTGGCTCAATGTGATCGGTTTTTCGACTACATTTGGTCATATCCATGCGCCGCTGCTTAATGTGATCGGTTTTTCGATTACATTTTGGATTCCTTATTCGTAAGAGCACTTATCCATGGGCAGGCGTAAATCAGAATTCCCTAAACAGCAAGAAAGGCAAGCCCCTCCGGGGGCTTGCCTTTCTTCTGTTATTGCTGGGCTGCGGCATCTAATTGAACCGCTACATAGCTTCCCAGCTCAACCATGCCTGCGCTATCCAACTTGCTGGCATCGTATTGCTTGATGACCTCGGCGGTTTTCTGCATCAGCTCCGAGCTGCCGGTATCGGCCAGAACGCGCAGGACCACCAGGGTCTCCCCTTGCTTCAACTGCTCGGCGAGCTTGTTCTTGTAATCATCCAGGGAATCTACCTCCAGCCCCTGGGTCACGTAATAATCGTAGGCATTGCTGGTCGCCTTGAACAGAGGCAGCTCATGGTCCAGCCAGTAGGCTTTGTCCATTATATACTCCACATCGGTGGCTGTAGCGTCATTGGAGTTGTAGAGCAGATAAGGCAGTCCGGTATTGGTGGCATTGTTGGTCGGATCGACATTGACCCATTCATCCCCGATCTTCACCTTGTTCCAGGCGTGACTCACGCCGCTCATGGTTCCTGTGACGACCATCGAAGGGACCTGGACCAGGTCGGAGAGCAGTTGGAAGGTGTGCGCGTAGCTCATGCATACCCCGATCTTTTTGACCAGAATGCCGTAGGTACTAAAAGAATCGTTATATTTCGCATCCACCGTCTTAAAATCCTGCTCCTCGGCATTCTCAAGCGCGGCATCATCGTAGGCCGTGTTGTCATTCAGGTAATTGTAGATCGCCATCTGCTTGTCATCGGCGCTCATGCCGTCCTTGATAATGGCTGCGATGACCTTGTCGGCCTCGGCCAGAATCTCCTTCTGCTTGGAACGGATCACCTCGGCAGAATCATCGAAGGTCACTTTCAGTGTAAGCGTCTTATAATCATACCCGTAGCCGCGGAATCCGAGAATTAGCGGGTTCTGGTAGACAACCTTCTGGATGACATCGACCAGAGTACGGGCATTCTGCGCCTCCGGGAAGGCCTGCAGCGGGATTTCGGTCTCACCATTGATCAGTGTCAAGGCTAGATACTCTTCCAGCGCAGAGTCGGCATGAATCAGATCTGCCCGGATCGTGGTGCCCGGTACCGCCTGCTTGTTGCCTTCGTCTACCTTGTTTTTGGTATTCTCTTTTTGCTGGTCAATAAGGTTATTACCGGGTTCTCCGGCGTTTCCGCTGCCGCTGTCGTCAATAATGGTCGGTACATCAGGAGCAGGCACATAATCAGTATTATTCTCCGGCTCGACATACCCCGGGTTGGCCCCTTTGCTCTGGGCGGCAGCAAGGCTCTTCAGATCTGCTTCCGTCAGCTGTGATACCTGGACATATCCCTTGAGTGCGGTGCCTTGAATCGAGTAGGGAAGGTCGATAGGGCCGGATGGTTTAAGCGTGTCAGCGTCTGTGTCGTATATAACCGCTGCCGGTGCTTTGGAGCCGTCAATATACTCAACTGGGACAGCCTTCGGCAGCTCGGCGGCATTCTTGAACAGCTTCAGGTTAATATTATCCTCGGAAGCTACAGTACGCGGGAGCCGTTTTGACATCGCTACCGTATCAACCGAGGAGCTGAAGCTGGACTCTTTGTCTCCCTGCACGGCAGTAACGTAGTATTCACCTTGTACATTGTTGTTCTGGATACTGGTGATCGTCTCATCGACAATCCCCAGCGCACCGCGCCCGTCCTTCATGAAGTCGTTATAGGCATTGCCCTGCACCGTTGCAATCTTCAGCGGACGCTGATCCGCATAACCCTGCTCGGCGCCGCTGAGCGGCTCATTGGTGTTCTCCATCGTAATATGGGAGGCGCTGTAAATATTGTAGCTCTCCGCGCCCGGTACCTCATTCCAGACCAGGGTCAATCGTCCGTCCGGACTGATGTCGGCCTGCAGATTGGGCACCGGCAGATCCGATTTTACCGTGAACGGAATAATTATCGGCTGCTTCAGCGGCGTAGGCTTGGACGCATCCAGATCATAGTTGAGCCGGATGTAGTAGACAGGGGCATTCCCCCAGGAGCTGTCTCCCGTGGCACGCAGAGAATCGGATGGAAGTACACCGAAGCCGAGCGGCTTGATGGAGTACACGCTTTTGCCGTCTACAAGCTGTGAATCCTCCAGCGTTGCAACCTTGCTCTCGGGCAGCGCCTTGATATCGGTATGTACGGACAGCGTTTTGCCGATTGCGTCAGAGCCCAGATCCGTATTGAACCGGAAAACGAATTCCATATCCTGATCCACATTATACATCGGCATGATGCCGGGATTGCTGTCTTCCTCGTCATCCTCATATTTCTGCTTCAGATCATACACCGTCTGCGAAGCATCCGGCGGCGGGTTCCCCGCAGTGCTCTTCGGCTCAGCTGACGCACTGGCCTGCGGCGTTGCTGACGGTCCCGGACCGGCTTCCTTGCTGCTCCCCATGCAGCCTGTCAGCACTATGCACAGGATAAGCATAATGACTGCCAGTTGTTTCACTTTCCATATCCTCTTCACTTTCACCTTCATGCTTGTCCTCTCCCGTCTGTTTCTGTTTGTCTATTTGAGTTTTATAACCCATCCAGACACGATTAAAACAAATTTGGGATATTTTATATTTATTAGTTTGAGGCGAGGGGTGGGGCGGCAAGGGTGCGCTGAGTTTTTGGGGGGAATCATGTTATAATTCAAGTACACTCAATCCGCTTGTAGCGAAGGAGGCTGGGCCCAGTGTCGAACCCGGATGAGAAGAAGCGTCATACGTATCAGGATTGGCTGTCGTGGGAGGGACCATGGGAATTAATTAACGGCCAGGCTCATAATATGTCACCCGCTCCAACTGCCCTTCACCAGTTTGTTGTAGGGGAGTTATACTTCGCACTGCGCACACACTTGCAGAATAAGAGCTGTCATGTGTTTGTCGCCCCGTTCGATGTTTTCTTCAGCGAGAGCAATTCAATGAACACGCCCGATCATGTCGTCCAGCCTGATCTGTCTGTGGTCTGCTCAAGGGATCAGATTACGAAGAACGGCTGCCACGGTGCGCCGACAATGATTATCGAAGTATTATCGCCGTCAACGGCGCTCAAGGACTTCAATGAGAAGTTCAATCTGTATCAGAAATATAGCGTTCAGGAATACTGGATTGTCGATCCCGGCAACCGGACGGCTCATGTATATGCCTTGCAGGAGGGCATCTATCAGGTTCGTAACTTATATTCTGAGCAAGATTATGCGTCTTCGCAAGTGTTCCAGGATCTCAAAATCCCGCTGGGCAGGCTGTTTGACATGGAGACCCGGCCTGAAGGCACAAACAACCCAGCCGCAGATTAATTGCGCGTAACAACTCAGAATGCGGCTGGTAAGAACCGATACATATACTTTACAGAAACTTCCGCTGCACCTTTTTGCCGTCATAGGTAAAAAGGGCTTTTTTGTCTTCCACCACCGTCTGCAGATGAACGCTCCGTCCCCATAGCGCGTAAATATGCGGGAGTGTGCGCTCCAGATATTTCAGGTCCAGCTCAATGCTCTCGTAGCGGTGGGTGATCAGCAGCTCCCCGTTCCGCTCATAATCGGCATCCTCAATGACAAGATAGGGCGAGCCGCCGTTGACCCGGGCCAGCACAAGCTGGTCGCGCACATTTTCCCAGGCTTTATCGGTGATTTTCCATTCCGGGCCCTTCTTCTCGAATACGTAGAGGTCTAGGTCGTTCACCAGTTCCTTCGACAGATAGCTGCGGATGAAGGAGATGTCGGAATCGAGCTCCCGCACCTCGAACATTTTGTCCCGGTCCCAGCGCTTTTCGATGTCCTCGAAGATCTTGAGTCCTAAATAATAGGGATTCAGGCTCTGGCGTGAGGGCTGCACCACAGCCGAATTCAACTTGGCGTATTCCACCGTCTCTTCAGCCGTCAGGTCCAGCTCGCGCATAATCCGCTGATGCCAGTAGGAGGCCCAGCCTTCATTCATGATCTTCGTCTCCATCTGCGGCCAGAAGTAGAGCATCTCGTCACGCAGCATCGTCATGATGTCGCGCTGCCAGTCCTCCAGAACCGTGGAGTATTGCTGGATGAACCAGACGATATCTTTTTCCGGCTCGGGGGGAAAAGGCTTCTTGTTATTCGCGTCAGGTGCCGGCCCAGCAGACTCATCCGGGTCCAGCTCCCACAGCTCACTGTAAGGACTGGCGGGACCGGAATTGCCCGGCGTAGCGCCCTTGCGCTCCTTCATTTTGGCTTCGAGCAGATGGGTCTTGCCCAGCTTGCGCGGCTGGATCAGGCTGGGATCGATATGCTCTTGAATGGACAGCACCGAATCAATGAAGCTCTCCACCGTATCGGTACCATAAGTCACTGAGTAATCATTAATCCGGTCAGCGGTGGCGGACATGCTCTCGACCATATCCCGGTTGGACATGGAGAAGCGCATATTGTTCTTGAAGAAATCGCAGTGCGCCAGCACATGCGCGACAATCAGCTTGTTCTGCACCAGGGAGTTGCCGTCCAGCAGGAAGGCGTAACAGGGGTTGGAGTTGATCACCAGCTCATAAATTTTGCTCAGGCCGAAGTCGTATTGGGATTTCATTTTATGAAAAGTCTTGCCGAAGCTCCAGTGCCCGAACCGGGTAGGCATCCCGTACGCACCGAAGGTATAAATAATATCTGCCGGACATATCTCATAACGCATCGGATAAAAATCGAGCCCGAACCCGGACGCAATCTCCGTAATCTCGGCAATCGCCCGCTCCAGCGCCTTGACCTCATCTTCACCGGGCATGATCCATCTCTCCTTCCAGCATATGCAGCGTTCTTCCTATGTATATGGGGGGAGGGGAGGGAGTATGATGGGGGATACGCAGGCGTTAGAGGACAGATGAGTTTTTGTACAAAGATAGCCTAGCCCATAGCGATTACGCTAAGAGGTTAAGCTATTTATTTGTTCTTCTTAGGATGCGATGCCTTGAATGTATGCGGAAAACAGCAAACATTTGCTGTTGCGTGGGCATGTGGCTCGAATGTATGCGGAAAACAGCATACATTTGCTGGAACGCAGGCATGTGGCCCGAATGTATGCGGAAAACAGCATA
This region of Paenibacillus sp. FSL K6-1096 genomic DNA includes:
- a CDS encoding DUF2161 family putative PD-(D/E)XK-type phosphodiesterase, which encodes MAIRQETELYAPLKAFFERQGYEIKGEVRTCDLVGIREDEDPPLIVEMKKSFNLALLLQGVERLRLSPNVYLAVERVRAKKGAVNQRWGELTGLCRRLGLGLITVVFYKTKAPLVEVLAEPGDAPPQARSALRRRERLLYEFRERSGDYNTGGSTRVKLVTAYREKALRVALALQALEAEAAGAAAGLDAARGGGVTPAALRKHSGVPGAAAILQKNYYAWFFRVQRGRYTLTTAGKAALLEYAAVAEISAGAAKL
- a CDS encoding PrkA family serine protein kinase, which produces MDIFERIASYRAENDRLAWSGTFKDYIELLKLDPAPAKTAHARVYDMIKSHGVEEINGRKRYKFFEQEIFGLDRAVEKLVEEYFHSAARRLDVRKRILLLMGPVSGGKSTLVTLLKRGLEQYSRTEEGAVYAIEGCPMHEDPLHLIPLELRPEIERELGVRIEGNLCPSCQMRLKNEYGGDIEAVPVVRVLFSEGERVGIGTFSPSDPKSQDIADLTGSIDFSTITEYGSESDPRAYRFDGELNKANRGLMEFQEMLKCDEKFLWNLLSLTQEGNFKAGRFALISADELIVAHTNETEYKAFIANKKNEALQSRMIVMPVPYNLRVSEEEKIYAKLIAQSDMKHVHIAPHALRAAAIFSILTRLKESKKQGMDLIKKLRMYDGEEVEGYKEADLKEMQTEYLDEGMSGVDPRYVINRISSALIKGDLQCMNALDVLRAIKDGLDQHPSITKEERERYLNFISIARKEYDILAKSEVQKAFVYSFEESAKTLFENYLDNIEAFCNWSKIRDPLTDEEMEPDERLMRSIEEQIGISENAKKAFREEILIRISAYSRKGKKFEYNNHDRLREAIEKKLFADLKDIVKITTSSKTPDESQLKRINEVSRRLIDEHDYCPICANELLKYVGSLLNR
- a CDS encoding helix-turn-helix domain-containing protein; its protein translation is MNYSREIGRSIEYIEEHLRENLTAEQIAAHAGYSLYHFCRMFSQVQSMPVMEYVRSRRLSLAAVDLFHGRRITDIALEYGFETPGGFAKAFRKTYGYSPSQYAVRMNGYVRDRLEYDIREYIAEPVLVTRPAFNVAGYGIETDVEAGHATQDVASFWYHYEGDNLEDQMYAKLNPPRHGEVGLCIPADAGGNAVYLLGVIVDDFNLVTSDMLTAVVPAAQYAVFTTPPVDATDTARPETFAEVVKSTWRYIFEDWFPGSGYVHDEGKLNFEFYDERCHARVDSVMEIYVPVRGRGFHESVK
- a CDS encoding VanZ family protein, encoding MAKQRKILLTVTVLYTLLVLYFMFFAFGRGEASDNVSGYTFIFVPDNFLHLPAPADLMPPTLMDLVGFGNTLAFIPFGILIPWLYRVGFVRFISLFFIAILVLETIQALTFLGSFDINDALQNTIGAALGFGAYKLGFRYRSLGRNLVATAISGVILFIALWGLGAAVDKIITKVEGPFTAITEWTDTSGNSSTGDKPGSIQINGQQIPLRNTLYGAENGDSSTFTYKSVGQTIFSFHYGNPEPTDYSGDVSVTLDGREIMSNSGELQRTDPDLFPGLFEIPLEPGDELKITVRGEMKVWDAGYKRMQYFWN
- a CDS encoding DJ-1/PfpI family protein; the protein is MKMAFVVFDGMTIMDLVGFYEAVSWVAIQKAMENVSWTFCANKAEVTDDRGLTMKANEVLPDLGAFDLVFLPGGLATRTLRFDEDFISWIRTAEGARYKVSVCTGALLLGAAGFLEGKKATTNSSAYDLLAPYCGEVIKARAVRDGDTFTGGGVTSSIDLGLYLIECLVDTDTARLVQRRLEYPYYQAGNLSDIYYPYEDK
- a CDS encoding transglutaminase-like domain-containing protein codes for the protein MKQLAVIMLILCIVLTGCMGSSKEAGPGPSATPQASASAEPKSTAGNPPPDASQTVYDLKQKYEDDEEDSNPGIMPMYNVDQDMEFVFRFNTDLGSDAIGKTLSVHTDIKALPESKVATLEDSQLVDGKSVYSIKPLGFGVLPSDSLRATGDSSWGNAPVYYIRLNYDLDASKPTPLKQPIIIPFTVKSDLPVPNLQADISPDGRLTLVWNEVPGAESYNIYSASHITMENTNEPLSGAEQGYADQRPLKIATVQGNAYNDFMKDGRGALGIVDETITSIQNNNVQGEYYVTAVQGDKESSFSSSVDTVAMSKRLPRTVASEDNINLKLFKNAAELPKAVPVEYIDGSKAPAAVIYDTDADTLKPSGPIDLPYSIQGTALKGYVQVSQLTEADLKSLAAAQSKGANPGYVEPENNTDYVPAPDVPTIIDDSGSGNAGEPGNNLIDQQKENTKNKVDEGNKQAVPGTTIRADLIHADSALEEYLALTLINGETEIPLQAFPEAQNARTLVDVIQKVVYQNPLILGFRGYGYDYKTLTLKVTFDDSAEVIRSKQKEILAEADKVIAAIIKDGMSADDKQMAIYNYLNDNTAYDDAALENAEEQDFKTVDAKYNDSFSTYGILVKKIGVCMSYAHTFQLLSDLVQVPSMVVTGTMSGVSHAWNKVKIGDEWVNVDPTNNATNTGLPYLLYNSNDATATDVEYIMDKAYWLDHELPLFKATSNAYDYYVTQGLEVDSLDDYKNKLAEQLKQGETLVVLRVLADTGSSELMQKTAEVIKQYDASKLDSAGMVELGSYVAVQLDAAAQQ
- a CDS encoding Uma2 family endonuclease, whose translation is MSNPDEKKRHTYQDWLSWEGPWELINGQAHNMSPAPTALHQFVVGELYFALRTHLQNKSCHVFVAPFDVFFSESNSMNTPDHVVQPDLSVVCSRDQITKNGCHGAPTMIIEVLSPSTALKDFNEKFNLYQKYSVQEYWIVDPGNRTAHVYALQEGIYQVRNLYSEQDYASSQVFQDLKIPLGRLFDMETRPEGTNNPAAD
- a CDS encoding SpoVR family protein; translation: MPGEDEVKALERAIAEITEIASGFGLDFYPMRYEICPADIIYTFGAYGMPTRFGHWSFGKTFHKMKSQYDFGLSKIYELVINSNPCYAFLLDGNSLVQNKLIVAHVLAHCDFFKNNMRFSMSNRDMVESMSATADRINDYSVTYGTDTVESFIDSVLSIQEHIDPSLIQPRKLGKTHLLEAKMKERKGATPGNSGPASPYSELWELDPDESAGPAPDANNKKPFPPEPEKDIVWFIQQYSTVLEDWQRDIMTMLRDEMLYFWPQMETKIMNEGWASYWHQRIMRELDLTAEETVEYAKLNSAVVQPSRQSLNPYYLGLKIFEDIEKRWDRDKMFEVRELDSDISFIRSYLSKELVNDLDLYVFEKKGPEWKITDKAWENVRDQLVLARVNGGSPYLVIEDADYERNGELLITHRYESIELDLKYLERTLPHIYALWGRSVHLQTVVEDKKALFTYDGKKVQRKFL